The Acidobacteriota bacterium genome includes a region encoding these proteins:
- a CDS encoding alpha/beta hydrolase, which yields MTTFCPTTFCPTTFCLMHSSGQGPAGWQLLVDELERRGHRALTPAFRLDKTDEGLAFHAETIVQALNDAGHDPADVVCVAHSAAGMYLPLVVERWRPRRMVFLAALVPRPGLSVREQFQSDPTMFNPAWVGQNPNDDNVALEFVFHDCPPERLEWAMSTRVFFYAKRAMGEPCPLTAWPQVPASYIVCTEDRTITPAWQRKAAREWLGVEPIEIPGGHCPNVSRPELLADILDKLSMEG from the coding sequence ATGACGACATTCTGCCCGACAACATTCTGCCCAACAACATTCTGTTTGATGCACAGCAGCGGGCAAGGCCCCGCAGGCTGGCAGTTACTGGTAGACGAACTTGAACGCCGAGGGCATCGCGCGCTCACACCCGCCTTTCGCTTGGACAAGACAGACGAGGGGCTGGCATTTCACGCTGAAACAATTGTACAGGCGCTCAACGATGCGGGACACGATCCGGCAGACGTGGTGTGTGTCGCGCACTCTGCGGCAGGGATGTATCTTCCGCTGGTGGTCGAGCGTTGGCGACCGCGCCGGATGGTGTTTTTGGCGGCGCTCGTTCCGCGTCCGGGTCTCAGCGTCCGAGAACAGTTTCAGTCCGACCCCACGATGTTCAATCCCGCGTGGGTCGGGCAAAACCCGAATGATGATAATGTCGCCCTTGAGTTTGTCTTTCACGATTGCCCGCCGGAGCGCCTCGAATGGGCGATGTCAACGCGTGTCTTTTTCTATGCGAAACGGGCAATGGGCGAACCGTGTCCGCTCACGGCGTGGCCGCAAGTGCCAGCCAGTTATATCGTCTGCACTGAAGACCGCACCATCACACCCGCGTGGCAGCGCAAGGCCGCGCGCGAGTGGTTAGGTGTAGAGCCAATCGAAATCCCAGGCGGGCATTGCCCAAATGTCAGCCGACCGGAACTGCTGGCAGACATCCTGGACAAACTTTCGATGGAAGGTTGA
- a CDS encoding N-acyl homoserine lactonase family protein, whose amino-acid sequence MQRWILSLCALLLYYAAALPIADTQQPAPPPVYELYAISYGVLSDFPVASLVAGADKARKLDIQMMVWLLKGLGGRNILVDAGFYRDKFLARWKPKDFVKPSEAIAKVGLKREDITDIIISHIHWDHLDGADLFPNARLWIQHDEYSYYTGEAWQAGGSNAADKDDVLMLVKLNTERRVQLVKGDNQEILPGIRVFTGGRHTYASQYVSVNTPSGTAVVASDNLYLYENLDKHAPIAQTLDAASNLRAQERMKQLASDSRLIVPGHDPAVFVKFPKPGNGVAKIE is encoded by the coding sequence ATGCAACGATGGATACTTTCTCTCTGCGCCCTGCTGCTTTACTATGCAGCAGCACTCCCCATTGCGGACACTCAACAGCCAGCACCGCCGCCGGTCTATGAACTCTACGCCATCAGCTACGGCGTACTGTCTGACTTTCCCGTTGCCTCACTGGTCGCAGGCGCGGACAAGGCGCGCAAGCTCGACATTCAAATGATGGTCTGGCTGCTCAAAGGGCTGGGCGGGCGCAACATCCTCGTGGACGCGGGCTTTTACCGCGACAAGTTTCTGGCGCGCTGGAAGCCCAAAGATTTCGTCAAACCCTCCGAAGCCATTGCCAAAGTCGGACTCAAGCGCGAAGACATCACCGACATCATCATCTCGCACATTCATTGGGATCATCTGGACGGCGCGGATTTGTTTCCCAACGCGCGGCTTTGGATTCAGCACGACGAGTACAGCTACTACACGGGCGAAGCGTGGCAGGCGGGCGGTTCCAACGCCGCCGACAAAGACGATGTGTTGATGCTGGTCAAGCTCAACACCGAACGCCGCGTCCAATTGGTCAAAGGCGACAATCAGGAAATCCTACCGGGCATTCGCGTCTTCACGGGCGGTCGCCACACCTATGCGTCGCAGTACGTCAGCGTCAACACGCCGAGCGGCACGGCTGTGGTGGCTTCGGATAATTTGTATCTTTACGAAAACCTCGACAAGCACGCACCCATCGCGCAAACGCTCGACGCCGCGTCGAACCTGCGGGCGCAGGAGCGGATGAAGCAACTCGCTTCCGATTCCCGCCTGATCGTGCCCGGCCATGATCCGGCGGTCTTTGTGAAGTTTCCGAAACCGGGCAATGGCGTGGCGAAGATCGAGTAG
- a CDS encoding proline racemase family protein, producing MRLSKMISAVDVHACGEPGRVITGGVLDVPGRTMFEKKTYLETQADDLRKLMLREPRGYPALCCNLILPPTDPRADAGFVIMEQVEYPPMSGSNTICVVTVLIETGMVAVTEPITKLTLETPAGLIGVTAAVSHNKVTNVTFENQPAFAVHLDTPVEVRGLGTIVVDVAYGGMFYVIANAAQVGLRLTPDEGRDIVSIGEMIKAATREQLPVVHPENPAIAGVTIAQLTAPPMHPNADAKNTVIVSTGTPDWDKPSSWTGVLDRSPCGTGTCARMAVLHAKGKLGLQQDFAHEGILGTLFTGRLIAETQVGNYRAVVPTISGHAWITGFANYVVDAEDPFPSGFTVGDLWGLNEN from the coding sequence ATGCGCTTATCCAAAATGATCTCTGCCGTTGACGTACACGCCTGTGGCGAACCGGGTCGCGTCATTACGGGCGGCGTACTCGACGTACCGGGCCGCACGATGTTCGAGAAGAAAACTTATCTCGAAACGCAGGCCGATGACTTGCGCAAACTGATGCTGCGTGAACCGCGCGGCTATCCGGCGCTGTGTTGCAACCTGATCTTGCCGCCGACCGATCCGCGCGCCGATGCGGGCTTCGTGATTATGGAGCAGGTCGAATATCCGCCGATGTCCGGCTCCAACACGATCTGCGTCGTCACCGTGCTGATCGAAACTGGCATGGTCGCCGTCACCGAACCCATCACAAAACTCACGCTCGAAACGCCCGCCGGATTGATCGGCGTCACCGCCGCAGTCAGCCACAACAAAGTCACCAACGTCACGTTTGAAAACCAGCCCGCCTTCGCCGTCCATCTCGACACGCCCGTCGAAGTGCGCGGCCTCGGCACGATTGTCGTAGACGTCGCATACGGCGGGATGTTTTACGTCATCGCCAACGCCGCGCAGGTAGGCTTGCGCCTGACGCCAGATGAAGGCCGCGACATTGTGAGCATTGGCGAAATGATCAAAGCCGCCACGCGCGAGCAATTGCCGGTCGTGCATCCAGAAAACCCCGCCATTGCAGGCGTGACGATTGCGCAACTGACCGCGCCGCCAATGCACCCAAACGCCGACGCGAAAAATACGGTGATCGTTTCCACCGGCACGCCGGATTGGGACAAGCCTTCATCGTGGACGGGCGTGCTGGATCGCTCGCCGTGCGGGACGGGAACGTGCGCGCGTATGGCCGTGTTGCACGCGAAAGGCAAGCTGGGTTTGCAGCAAGACTTCGCGCACGAAGGCATTCTAGGTACGCTCTTCACCGGACGGCTGATCGCGGAAACGCAGGTCGGTAACTACCGCGCCGTTGTTCCAACCATCAGCGGGCACGCGTGGATTACGGGCTTTGCGAATTACGTTGTAGATGCGGAAGACCCCTTCCCCAGCGGCTTCACGGTCGGCGATCTGTGGGGATTGAATGAAAACTGA
- a CDS encoding 6-bladed beta-propeller — protein MKLLLALLVTLFLTTGWVIQQKSKAPEQGYVPAGWPPHPGGLLKYRVVIRFGEEPDTMPDGWKFGRVSAVTTDSRGEVYVFQRNKEVDPIIVFDGKGNYLRSWGRGFFANPHGLRADREDNIWAVDNENQQVYKFTREGRLLQTWGIKGQIGTDEKTFNRPTDIAFASNDDFYVADGYGNSRVVQFDKNGKYLRAWGKPGSAPGEFHIPHTIAVDSQDRVYVSDRENNRIQIFTAEGKFLKQWTHLGSTQGMFITPSDEMWIITHRNNVENVAYDALAGQLMKIELATGKILGAVECPGHLLTVAKNGEPFVASLTGNVFRWYRGWPETAGPSQTERRAKP, from the coding sequence ATGAAGCTGTTACTTGCGCTCCTCGTTACCCTCTTCCTGACGACGGGTTGGGTGATCCAACAAAAATCCAAAGCGCCAGAGCAGGGCTACGTGCCCGCTGGCTGGCCGCCGCACCCAGGGGGCTTGCTCAAATATCGCGTTGTCATTCGTTTTGGCGAAGAGCCGGACACGATGCCGGACGGCTGGAAGTTCGGGCGCGTCTCTGCCGTGACGACCGATTCGCGCGGCGAGGTGTATGTCTTTCAGCGCAACAAGGAGGTGGATCCGATCATCGTCTTTGATGGCAAAGGAAATTATTTGCGTTCGTGGGGGCGGGGTTTCTTCGCCAATCCGCACGGCTTGCGCGCGGACCGCGAAGACAACATCTGGGCCGTAGATAACGAAAATCAGCAGGTCTACAAATTCACGCGCGAGGGCAGGCTGTTGCAAACCTGGGGCATCAAGGGGCAGATCGGAACGGATGAAAAAACTTTCAATCGCCCCACCGATATTGCGTTTGCGAGCAACGACGATTTTTATGTGGCGGACGGTTACGGCAATTCGCGCGTCGTGCAGTTCGATAAGAACGGCAAATACCTGCGCGCCTGGGGCAAGCCGGGCAGTGCGCCGGGTGAGTTTCATATCCCGCACACCATCGCCGTAGATTCCCAAGACCGCGTGTATGTGAGCGACCGCGAAAACAACCGCATCCAGATTTTCACCGCCGAGGGAAAGTTTCTGAAGCAGTGGACGCATCTCGGCTCTACGCAGGGCATGTTCATCACGCCGAGTGATGAAATGTGGATCATCACGCATCGCAATAACGTCGAAAACGTCGCCTACGACGCGCTGGCGGGACAATTGATGAAGATTGAACTCGCCACCGGCAAAATTCTCGGCGCAGTGGAATGCCCCGGCCATCTGCTCACCGTGGCGAAAAATGGCGAGCCTTTTGTCGCCAGCCTCACGGGCAATGTCTTTCGCTGGTATCGGGGCTGGCCTGAGACTGCCGGGCCATCACAGACTGAGAGGAGAGCGAAACCATGA
- a CDS encoding DPP IV N-terminal domain-containing protein, which translates to MKHRTLFQTITLLASLLLLPALSFAQVTQADYERAAKLRDRLQGLAVNVPERANWIGQTPRFWYRKAVNGGNEFVLVDADTATKRPAFDHEKLAAALSATAGEKFEALKLPFQAITFVDNERALTFAAAGSMWRCELADYACKKTGAAPQGPPGFGGRRPPMADDEDSPQEYGNDVYDGMVDLSPQQGQQRQGAQGRGGLQGPGQNQPEQNFRTSPDGKWEALIQNFNVFIRPKGKTEAAPLSWDGSEGNYYTLQSIAWSPDSKRLAAYRVRPGYRREVHYIESSPADQLQPKHSTREYAKPGDALDIAQPVLFAVETKQQAVIENSLFPNPYSLSNPVWRKDSRAFTFEYNQRGHQLYRVIEVDAADGKARAVISEESQTFINYRPLLASRTDSGKKVRYDLADGKEVIWMSERDGWAHLYLFDGVTGKIKNQITKGNWVVRAIEKVDEEKRQLWFQASGMYAGKDPYFVHYYRINFDGTGLTALTEADGDHTVVFSADQKYFVDTWSRVDLPTISELRRTEDKKLVLELEKSDITALAAAGWRAPEPFMALGRDGKTEIWGIIHRPANFDPAKKYPVIEAIYAGPQGSFVPKNFSASLGSGQPLTELGFIVAQIDGMGTNNRSKAFHAVAWQNLGDAGFPDRILWHKAVAAQYPYYDITRVGLYGTSAGGQNSTGGVLFHPEFYKAAVSNSGCHDNRMDKIWWNEQWMGWPLGPHYAASSNVDNAAKLQGKLLLVVPEMDTNVDPASTWQVVNALIKANKKFDLLMVPGGNHGAGGAYYQRLLQDFFVHHLQGIEPPDWNKTAAATSGN; encoded by the coding sequence ATGAAACACAGAACCCTTTTCCAAACCATCACGCTCCTGGCGAGCCTGTTGCTGTTGCCCGCGCTCAGTTTTGCGCAAGTCACACAGGCCGATTACGAACGTGCCGCCAAGTTGCGCGACCGGCTGCAAGGGCTGGCCGTCAACGTGCCCGAACGCGCCAACTGGATCGGCCAGACGCCGCGTTTCTGGTATCGCAAAGCGGTCAATGGCGGCAATGAATTTGTGTTGGTAGACGCCGACACGGCGACCAAGCGTCCGGCCTTCGATCACGAAAAGCTGGCGGCGGCGCTTTCGGCGACAGCGGGCGAAAAGTTCGAAGCGTTGAAGCTGCCGTTCCAAGCCATCACGTTCGTGGACAATGAACGCGCGCTGACCTTCGCCGCCGCCGGTTCGATGTGGCGTTGCGAACTGGCGGACTATGCCTGCAAGAAGACTGGCGCAGCGCCGCAAGGCCCGCCCGGTTTCGGCGGACGACGCCCACCAATGGCTGATGACGAAGACAGCCCGCAGGAATACGGCAACGATGTGTATGACGGGATGGTTGATCTGTCACCACAGCAAGGCCAGCAACGGCAAGGCGCACAGGGGCGCGGCGGCTTGCAAGGCCCCGGCCAGAATCAGCCGGAGCAGAATTTCAGAACCTCGCCCGACGGCAAGTGGGAGGCGCTGATTCAAAACTTCAACGTCTTCATTCGCCCCAAAGGCAAGACCGAGGCGGCGCCGCTGAGTTGGGATGGCTCGGAAGGGAATTACTACACGTTGCAATCCATCGCGTGGTCGCCCGATTCCAAGCGGCTGGCGGCCTATCGTGTGCGGCCCGGCTACCGGCGCGAGGTGCATTACATCGAATCGTCGCCCGCCGATCAGTTGCAACCCAAACATTCAACGCGCGAATACGCCAAGCCCGGCGATGCGCTCGACATTGCGCAACCCGTGCTGTTTGCGGTCGAGACCAAACAACAAGCCGTCATCGAGAACAGTCTCTTCCCGAATCCATACAGTTTGTCGAATCCGGTCTGGCGCAAGGACAGCCGCGCCTTCACGTTTGAATACAACCAGCGCGGCCATCAGCTTTATCGCGTGATCGAAGTGGACGCCGCCGACGGCAAAGCGCGCGCCGTGATTAGCGAAGAGAGCCAGACCTTCATCAACTACCGCCCGCTGCTGGCGAGTCGCACCGACAGCGGCAAGAAAGTGCGCTACGACCTGGCCGACGGCAAAGAGGTCATCTGGATGTCGGAGCGCGACGGCTGGGCGCATCTGTATCTATTCGACGGCGTCACCGGCAAAATCAAAAACCAGATCACCAAAGGCAATTGGGTCGTGCGCGCCATCGAAAAAGTTGACGAAGAGAAACGCCAGCTTTGGTTTCAGGCCAGCGGGATGTACGCGGGCAAAGACCCTTACTTCGTCCATTACTACCGCATCAATTTTGACGGCACAGGGTTGACGGCGTTGACCGAAGCCGACGGCGATCACACAGTCGTTTTCTCGGCAGATCAAAAATACTTCGTGGACACCTGGTCGCGCGTTGACCTGCCGACCATTTCCGAGCTGCGCCGCACCGAAGACAAGAAGCTGGTGTTGGAATTGGAGAAGAGCGACATCACAGCATTGGCTGCCGCAGGCTGGCGCGCGCCCGAACCTTTTATGGCGCTGGGCCGCGACGGCAAGACCGAAATCTGGGGCATCATTCATCGCCCCGCCAACTTCGATCCGGCCAAAAAGTATCCCGTCATTGAGGCGATCTACGCTGGGCCGCAAGGTTCGTTCGTGCCAAAGAATTTCAGCGCATCGTTGGGATCAGGGCAGCCGCTGACCGAGCTTGGGTTCATCGTTGCGCAGATTGACGGCATGGGAACCAACAACCGCTCCAAAGCCTTTCACGCCGTCGCCTGGCAAAATCTGGGCGATGCCGGCTTCCCAGACCGCATCCTCTGGCACAAAGCCGTCGCCGCGCAATATCCCTACTACGACATCACGCGCGTGGGCTTATACGGCACCTCGGCAGGCGGACAGAACTCGACGGGCGGCGTGTTGTTTCATCCTGAGTTTTACAAAGCCGCCGTTTCAAACAGCGGCTGCCACGACAATCGCATGGATAAGATTTGGTGGAACGAACAATGGATGGGCTGGCCGCTAGGCCCGCACTACGCAGCTTCATCCAACGTAGACAACGCGGCCAAGCTGCAGGGCAAGCTCTTGCTAGTCGTGCCGGAGATGGATACGAACGTAGATCCCGCGTCTACGTGGCAGGTCGTGAACGCGCTGATCAAAGCTAATAAGAAATTCGATCTGCTGATGGTGCCCGGCGGCAATCACGGCGCGGGCGGCGCATATTACCAACGGCTCTTGCAGGATTTCTTCGTCCATCACCTGCAAGGCATCGAACCGCCGGATTGGAATAAGACAGCCGCGGCAACGAGCGGCAACTAA
- a CDS encoding HEPN domain-containing protein, whose amino-acid sequence MFKSGGCAAGAGGVRSRLTQCYSRVMEWEDYWLKAQENLAMTLLAYQSKSYNVCASRAYYAVFLASIAALIKLTDFRARENEWDHSQVQAELNRRLIMRKKVLPSELGRTPMDLMELRHLADYKPQSVTAREAKRACERAGKFLSSIERALGETV is encoded by the coding sequence GTGTTCAAGTCAGGCGGCTGCGCGGCAGGTGCTGGCGGGGTTCGCAGCCGCCTGACTCAGTGTTATTCTCGCGTTATGGAATGGGAAGATTATTGGTTGAAAGCTCAAGAGAATCTGGCGATGACGTTGTTGGCCTATCAAAGTAAAAGCTACAACGTCTGCGCAAGCCGGGCCTATTATGCGGTCTTCCTGGCGAGCATCGCCGCGCTCATCAAGCTGACTGATTTTCGCGCGCGTGAGAATGAGTGGGATCACAGTCAGGTGCAGGCGGAATTGAACCGGCGGTTGATTATGCGCAAGAAAGTGTTGCCCAGTGAACTTGGGCGAACCCCCATGGACTTGATGGAGTTACGACACTTGGCTGATTACAAGCCGCAATCGGTTACGGCCAGAGAAGCGAAACGGGCTTGTGAGCGAGCCGGTAAATTTCTCTCTTCGATTGAGAGAGCTTTGGGAGAAACCGTATGA
- a CDS encoding M61 family metallopeptidase, whose product MKDWLTQLRFTPRYLVTTLMLAMLLCAVARAAKPIVYTIKFPAPEIHIAEVEAVFPTSKHATIELMMPVWSPGFYRVEEYASRVQNFSARTADGQSLTVEQPQKNRWRITTNGAMRVIVRYKLLCTGRSVTTNWVGEDLLVLNGAAAFITLADKQRRPHEIRLELASQWKRAASGLDAAPDGNPNHLLAADYDTLVDAPIVAGDLSVREFTVAGSKHQLVDAGDYKKWDGQRGAQDLEKIVRATSAYWGGLPFKRYVFLNVFRQGGGGLEHSNSTLLTSSPNMTTPTLRWLSFVSHEYFHAFNVKRLRPVELGPFDYERPPSTSSLWIAEGLTTYGADLVIARAGLCNTQDFLSLLSSNITSLQNSPGRLKQTLAQASLDVWNSGTSGVGRDTQNLVSYYVKGPVVGFLLDATIQRATNGRKSLDDVMRLALKRYGGARGFTPEQFRKTAEDVAGVDLKETFRKWLASTEELDYTEALDWFGLRFAEAEQPAKAWQLAVRADASPQQKSRLQKWLGQPAH is encoded by the coding sequence ATGAAAGATTGGCTTACACAATTGAGATTTACTCCGCGCTATTTGGTCACAACGCTTATGCTGGCGATGTTGTTGTGTGCAGTGGCTCGCGCGGCTAAGCCGATTGTTTACACCATCAAATTCCCCGCGCCGGAAATACACATTGCCGAAGTGGAGGCCGTCTTTCCCACCAGTAAACACGCCACCATCGAATTGATGATGCCCGTCTGGTCGCCCGGTTTTTATCGCGTCGAAGAGTATGCCAGCCGCGTGCAAAACTTTTCTGCGCGCACTGCCGACGGTCAATCGCTCACGGTCGAACAGCCGCAAAAGAATCGCTGGCGTATCACGACGAACGGCGCAATGCGCGTGATCGTGAGGTACAAACTGCTTTGCACCGGGCGCTCGGTCACGACCAATTGGGTCGGCGAAGATTTGCTGGTGCTGAACGGCGCGGCGGCGTTTATCACATTGGCAGATAAACAACGTCGCCCGCATGAAATCAGGCTGGAATTGGCTTCGCAGTGGAAACGCGCGGCGAGCGGGCTTGACGCCGCACCCGACGGCAATCCGAATCATTTGCTGGCCGCTGATTACGACACGCTCGTGGATGCGCCGATTGTCGCGGGCGATTTGTCCGTCCGCGAGTTCACTGTGGCGGGCAGCAAACATCAGCTTGTGGACGCAGGCGATTACAAAAAATGGGATGGCCAACGCGGCGCGCAAGACCTCGAAAAAATCGTGCGCGCGACCAGCGCGTATTGGGGTGGACTGCCTTTCAAACGCTACGTTTTTCTGAACGTCTTTCGGCAGGGCGGCGGCGGTTTGGAGCACAGCAATTCCACCTTGCTGACAAGTTCGCCGAATATGACGACGCCGACGTTGCGCTGGCTTTCATTCGTCAGTCACGAATACTTTCACGCCTTCAACGTCAAACGGCTGCGCCCGGTTGAGTTGGGGCCGTTCGATTACGAGCGTCCGCCGAGCACAAGCAGTTTGTGGATTGCGGAGGGGCTAACGACATACGGCGCGGATTTGGTTATCGCGCGGGCAGGCTTATGCAACACGCAAGACTTTCTGTCGTTGCTTTCGTCGAACATCACGTCGCTGCAAAACTCGCCTGGACGGCTCAAACAAACGCTCGCACAGGCTTCGCTGGACGTGTGGAATTCCGGCACGTCGGGCGTAGGGCGCGACACGCAGAATCTGGTGAGCTATTACGTCAAAGGCCCGGTCGTGGGCTTCCTGCTGGACGCGACGATCCAACGCGCAACGAATGGCAGGAAAAGTCTGGATGACGTGATGCGGCTCGCACTCAAACGCTACGGCGGCGCGCGTGGTTTCACGCCGGAACAGTTTCGCAAAACCGCCGAAGACGTGGCCGGAGTTGACCTCAAAGAAACGTTCAGAAAATGGCTCGCTTCCACCGAAGAACTGGATTACACCGAAGCGCTCGACTGGTTCGGGCTGCGCTTTGCCGAAGCGGAGCAACCCGCCAAAGCCTGGCAACTCGCGGTGCGTGCGGATGCTTCGCCGCAACAAAAGAGCCGCTTGCAAAAATGGCTGGGACAGCCTGCGCATTGA
- a CDS encoding exo-alpha-sialidase, with amino-acid sequence MHRIWQHVMVLFLLAGVWPSHVLRSSQNEISVGPNIQVSKDRADLAHWEVILAADPTDPQRLLAGSMLWYDSGEDQCIGYLSTDGGMTWKPVLEPGGRAETRGDKRAADPAVAFGPDGAAYFAMLAAEARLQSHHAVVAHSTDKGLTWSEPTHVHQPTRIDRPYITIDRTGGKYQGRVYCNGVVITDSLPGTGGTAADLIPQVGIGIFFSSDGGRTFSEPTLQRVRMANQPHAARGTGNSVVLSDGTVVALYNFAEDWRRREDSATWLGVERSVDGGQSFEPGSPASGERPPRGRVIPQFKFIGQTQRPLGKGLAGLECLASDQTTGLYRDRLYAVWPEFDGVRSRVKLSFSADKGITWSGPTPIDDGGNVGAAGTYRGAFMPSVAVNKDGVVGISWYDTRDAVGADPGWDVRFAVSYDGGKTWGPSVRVSEKSSIATAAMRKKLGRRVGPGDSAGLAASADGAFHPLWIDHRTGTPQVWTATVTLKPKP; translated from the coding sequence ATGCACCGAATCTGGCAACACGTAATGGTTTTGTTTCTGTTAGCGGGCGTCTGGCCATCCCATGTTCTCCGATCCAGCCAAAACGAGATCAGCGTCGGGCCAAATATTCAGGTGAGTAAAGATCGCGCAGACCTGGCTCACTGGGAAGTGATTTTGGCAGCCGACCCGACTGACCCGCAGCGGCTCCTGGCCGGGTCTATGCTTTGGTATGATTCCGGCGAAGACCAGTGCATCGGATACCTTTCGACCGATGGGGGGATGACCTGGAAACCGGTGCTTGAACCGGGAGGCCGCGCTGAGACGCGCGGGGATAAGCGGGCGGCAGACCCGGCGGTGGCATTCGGGCCTGATGGCGCAGCGTACTTCGCTATGTTGGCCGCCGAAGCCCGCCTCCAATCGCATCACGCCGTCGTCGCCCACTCAACCGACAAAGGGCTGACGTGGAGCGAACCAACCCATGTTCACCAGCCTACACGGATAGACCGTCCATATATCACCATAGACCGAACGGGTGGGAAGTATCAGGGTCGGGTCTATTGCAATGGGGTTGTGATTACCGACTCTCTACCCGGCACGGGTGGGACCGCCGCAGACCTGATACCACAGGTCGGGATTGGCATCTTCTTCTCGTCTGACGGGGGGCGCACCTTCAGCGAACCGACCCTTCAGCGCGTGCGGATGGCGAACCAACCCCACGCCGCCAGAGGCACCGGCAATAGCGTCGTCCTGTCAGACGGAACCGTCGTCGCCTTGTACAATTTTGCTGAAGACTGGCGACGCCGAGAAGACAGTGCCACCTGGCTCGGGGTCGAACGGTCGGTGGATGGTGGACAGAGCTTTGAGCCGGGCAGCCCGGCGAGCGGCGAGCGCCCGCCCCGCGGCCGGGTGATTCCGCAATTCAAGTTTATCGGGCAAACCCAGCGGCCTCTGGGAAAGGGACTGGCCGGGCTGGAATGTTTAGCCAGCGACCAGACAACTGGCCTGTATCGAGATCGGCTGTATGCGGTCTGGCCAGAGTTCGATGGCGTCCGCAGCCGAGTCAAATTGTCTTTTTCGGCTGACAAAGGGATAACGTGGTCAGGGCCGACGCCGATTGATGACGGGGGGAATGTGGGTGCCGCGGGAACTTATCGAGGCGCGTTTATGCCGTCAGTCGCCGTCAACAAAGATGGCGTGGTAGGCATTTCCTGGTATGACACGCGCGATGCGGTTGGAGCAGACCCGGGGTGGGATGTGCGGTTCGCTGTCTCTTACGATGGCGGCAAGACGTGGGGGCCGAGTGTTCGGGTAAGCGAGAAGTCAAGTATCGCTACCGCAGCCATGCGGAAAAAACTGGGCCGCCGCGTCGGGCCTGGGGATAGCGCCGGTCTGGCGGCGAGCGCGGACGGCGCGTTCCACCCGCTGTGGATTGACCATCGGACAGGGACACCGCAGGTTTGGACGGCGACGGTCACCCTCAAGCCAAAGCCTTGA
- a CDS encoding type II toxin-antitoxin system VapC family toxin, giving the protein MNLLLDTHTLLWFALGNAQLSATARQLIEDPANTKFVSPASYWEIAIKISIGKYVLHQPYETFFDRAIRQNGFLILPIELRHTAALTNLPYHHRDPFDRLLVAQAMVEGLSLVSIDAVLDAYPIQRLW; this is encoded by the coding sequence GTGAATTTGCTGCTGGATACGCATACGCTCCTGTGGTTTGCATTAGGCAATGCGCAATTGAGTGCCACCGCGCGACAACTCATCGAAGACCCTGCCAACACCAAATTCGTCAGCCCCGCGTCCTATTGGGAAATTGCGATCAAGATCAGCATTGGCAAATACGTGTTGCATCAGCCGTATGAAACCTTCTTTGATCGCGCCATCCGGCAAAACGGCTTTCTCATCCTACCGATTGAACTGCGCCACACGGCGGCCTTGACGAATCTACCCTATCATCACCGCGATCCCTTCGACCGCTTGCTGGTCGCGCAGGCAATGGTTGAAGGACTGTCACTCGTGAGCATTGATGCCGTACTCGATGCGTACCCCATCCAAAGGCTGTGGTGA